From bacterium, one genomic window encodes:
- a CDS encoding NADH:flavin oxidoreductase, translating into MSLLFEKGNIGSLILKNRIVKSATLENMANSDGLPTDDTLNFYESLASGGSGLIITGYAYVNKNGKSFLFQNGCHNDDIIPEWQRIIDVVHKNGAKIAMEIVHGGRQINSRLFKRKPMAASRFPNFFYFSISLSMTEKEIEQTIEDFGKAASRAKKAGFDAVQIHAAHGYLIANFLSPLTNRRSDKWGKDRFLFLEKVYMAIREAVGKNFPILCKLNVDDFVGFGITERCSFLYAKRLEELELDGLEISGGILETTFNMSMGEIPVDIMCRNRGMLEKIYLTTFLNIQKLWTGFKEAYFLEYAKRLKPSLKIPLILVGGIRKKKTAETILENKHSDFVSMARALICEPDLPKKWEENTQDSARCLSCNLCIGEVEQGNKTKCYKFWQNN; encoded by the coding sequence ATGTCTCTTTTATTTGAAAAAGGCAATATTGGAAGCCTTATTTTAAAAAACAGGATAGTAAAATCAGCAACCCTGGAGAATATGGCAAATTCTGATGGATTGCCGACAGATGATACCCTAAATTTTTATGAAAGCCTTGCAAGTGGTGGGAGCGGGCTTATCATTACAGGATATGCCTATGTAAATAAGAATGGGAAATCTTTCCTATTCCAGAATGGATGTCATAATGATGATATAATTCCAGAATGGCAAAGGATTATTGATGTAGTGCATAAAAATGGAGCAAAGATTGCTATGGAGATTGTCCATGGTGGTCGCCAAATAAACTCAAGGTTATTTAAAAGAAAACCAATGGCTGCCTCAAGATTTCCCAATTTCTTCTATTTTTCTATTAGCTTATCTATGACAGAAAAAGAGATTGAACAAACAATAGAGGATTTTGGGAAAGCGGCTTCAAGGGCAAAGAAGGCTGGATTTGATGCTGTTCAAATACATGCTGCACATGGATACCTTATAGCAAACTTTCTCTCACCCCTTACAAATCGTCGTTCTGATAAGTGGGGAAAGGACAGATTTCTCTTTCTGGAGAAGGTTTATATGGCTATAAGAGAAGCTGTTGGCAAAAATTTCCCCATTCTTTGCAAGTTAAATGTAGATGATTTTGTTGGATTTGGGATTACAGAAAGATGTAGCTTTTTATATGCCAAAAGATTAGAGGAGTTAGAACTTGATGGTTTGGAGATTAGTGGAGGAATCCTTGAGACAACATTCAATATGAGTATGGGAGAGATACCAGTAGATATTATGTGTCGTAATCGGGGTATGCTTGAAAAGATATATCTTACAACATTCCTTAATATTCAAAAGCTCTGGACAGGTTTCAAAGAAGCCTATTTTTTGGAATATGCAAAAAGGCTAAAGCCATCCCTTAAGATTCCTTTAATCCTTGTTGGTGGAATTAGAAAGAAGAAGACAGCAGAGACTATTTTGGAAAATAAACATTCAGATTTTGTTTCAATGGCAAGGGCTCTTATCTGTGAACCAGACCTTCCAAAAAAATGGGAGGAGAATACACAAGATTCTGCAAGATGTTTATCCTGTAACCTTTGTATTGGCGAGGTTGAGCAGGGAAATAAAACAAAATGCTATAAATTTTGGCAAAATAATTGA
- a CDS encoding metallophosphoesterase: MEKVVVVSDLHLGEEGCSLRDEAIVSSFIEELKAQGEIDQFILLGDILDLSMGGFSKATEDAKPFFEAILGVDIKEILYLPGNHDHHLWVLEAEHRDIIQKIRNGGIPESPNYIREFKGKETFISGIFPDSMKDKLIVKYPNHIAKVKEKRYFFHHGHYLSTEGTLICNIDEALKKCDSLNDFELENSPIHELIQYSLEQAPHMKEKIKEAWKGGGEQLAMFTVIDEMLDSFKKWQYFFSPLIRFFLIINLIKPKPIRGTKIDNKMIERIENYIKLSEETCDCFVFGHTHIPEGKIKNSLIIANAGSWLNEGDGASNSYIVIDDKVTIKKLGIKESIWM, encoded by the coding sequence ATGGAAAAGGTTGTTGTAGTTTCCGATCTTCATCTTGGAGAAGAAGGTTGTAGTTTAAGAGATGAGGCAATTGTTTCCTCTTTTATTGAGGAGCTAAAAGCACAAGGCGAAATTGACCAATTTATTTTGCTTGGAGACATCCTTGATTTATCTATGGGGGGATTTTCTAAGGCAACAGAAGATGCAAAGCCTTTTTTTGAAGCTATATTAGGGGTTGATATAAAAGAGATACTTTATCTTCCAGGAAACCATGACCACCACCTTTGGGTATTAGAAGCAGAGCATAGGGATATTATTCAGAAGATAAGAAATGGAGGAATTCCGGAAAGCCCTAATTATATTAGAGAGTTCAAAGGAAAGGAAACATTTATTTCGGGAATTTTTCCAGATTCTATGAAGGATAAGCTAATTGTTAAGTATCCAAACCACATAGCAAAGGTAAAGGAAAAAAGGTATTTCTTTCACCATGGCCATTATCTAAGCACAGAGGGAACCTTAATCTGCAACATAGACGAAGCCTTGAAAAAATGCGACTCCCTTAATGATTTTGAGCTTGAAAACTCTCCCATCCATGAGCTTATCCAGTATTCATTAGAACAAGCACCCCATATGAAAGAGAAGATAAAAGAGGCTTGGAAGGGGGGTGGAGAACAGCTTGCTATGTTTACTGTAATTGATGAGATGCTTGATTCATTTAAAAAATGGCAATATTTCTTCTCTCCATTAATCCGTTTCTTTCTTATAATAAATCTTATAAAGCCAAAGCCCATTAGGGGAACAAAGATTGATAACAAGATGATAGAGAGGATAGAGAATTACATAAAATTGAGCGAAGAAACCTGTGATTGCTTTGTTTTTGGCCATACACATATTCCAGAGGGAAAGATAAAAAATAGCCTCATCATCGCAAACGCAGGTTCTTGGCTCAACGAAGGAGACGGTGCATCCAATTCATATATTGTGATTGATGATAAGGTTACAATTAAAAAACTTGGGATAAAAGAGTCAATATGGATGTAA
- a CDS encoding pyruvate formate lyase family protein: MDVIKDINLNSLPRLERLREIHFNTKPEICVEIAKLLTDFMKKKGIKPEDGISEKMASERLKYILENKKALIDDLSLLAGTTTTKIKGVPIYPQFMGQAIWPELETISIRKKNPFGITKEKINVLNQDVFPYWMDGTIQEVCRKDYNNPKSLQIMERIVFFLASKAHAISHTIPDYERVVKEGLSGILKEMEGKTGDFYTAARLAIDGVSAYAQNLSQEAENLAKNTADSQRKEELLNISRICKKVPREKSETLQEALQAIWICHIALHQEHTNIALSLGRLDKMLSPFYKQGKEKEAIELLGCFFLKLADHVPMNAETGEELFGGSGSNQAITIGGITEDGNDGVNEMTYLILKTIELLKVRDPNLNARYNPDKNPREYLKRLCRVNINTRATPCFHNDIPVIEALVKQGYSLEDARDYAIVGCVEPIAPGKTFGHTGAILLNLTACLEMALFSGKHRLTEDEQFGPKTKEPKEIKSFDEFLNVFKEQTIFLIEQSVLINNSLGKTHLKVNPLPFLSTLTDGCIEKGMDVLEASAKYNSSGVAIIGLSEVVDSLCAIKEFVFDKRNISFETLIDAINKNWDGYEVLRQKILNSGNKFGTQSREAFDMTQEIICLLHNEYQKRENYRGGRYVVGYWTMTIHAGLGVLTSALPSGRKNKEVLPSGITPVSGSALELLDVLHFVAGLSHDKIANGHALNLKFTPGENMLDNFTATIEGYMKKGGMQVQCNIIDKKTLEEAKEHPEKFPPLLVRVSGYTAYFQDLNPYMQDEIIKRQEYGLVI; the protein is encoded by the coding sequence ATGGATGTAATTAAAGATATTAATCTTAACAGCCTTCCTCGCCTTGAAAGGCTAAGGGAGATTCATTTTAACACAAAGCCTGAAATATGTGTTGAGATTGCAAAATTGCTTACAGATTTTATGAAAAAGAAAGGCATAAAGCCAGAGGATGGAATATCTGAAAAGATGGCTTCCGAAAGGCTTAAATATATCCTGGAGAATAAAAAGGCACTAATTGATGATTTAAGTCTGTTGGCTGGGACAACGACAACAAAGATAAAAGGTGTTCCTATATATCCCCAGTTTATGGGTCAAGCTATATGGCCTGAGCTTGAGACAATAAGTATAAGAAAGAAAAACCCATTTGGTATTACAAAAGAAAAGATTAATGTTTTAAATCAAGATGTATTTCCCTATTGGATGGATGGAACAATTCAGGAGGTTTGTAGAAAAGATTACAATAATCCAAAAAGCTTACAGATAATGGAGCGCATTGTATTCTTCCTTGCATCAAAGGCACATGCTATTTCCCATACCATCCCAGATTATGAGAGGGTGGTAAAAGAAGGGCTTTCTGGAATACTTAAGGAAATGGAGGGAAAAACAGGCGATTTTTATACAGCAGCAAGATTGGCAATTGATGGGGTAAGTGCCTACGCACAAAATCTAAGCCAAGAGGCAGAAAATCTGGCTAAAAATACCGCTGATTCCCAAAGGAAAGAAGAGCTTTTGAATATAAGCCGAATATGCAAGAAGGTTCCAAGAGAAAAATCAGAGACCTTACAGGAGGCATTGCAGGCAATCTGGATATGCCATATTGCCCTACATCAAGAGCATACAAACATTGCATTAAGCTTGGGAAGGCTTGATAAGATGCTTTCTCCTTTTTATAAACAAGGCAAGGAAAAAGAGGCAATTGAGCTTCTTGGATGCTTCTTTTTAAAGCTTGCTGACCATGTTCCAATGAATGCAGAGACAGGGGAGGAGCTATTTGGTGGAAGTGGCTCAAATCAGGCAATCACCATTGGAGGGATTACAGAAGATGGAAATGACGGCGTAAATGAAATGACCTATCTTATCCTCAAAACAATTGAATTGCTAAAGGTAAGGGATCCAAATCTAAATGCAAGATACAATCCAGATAAAAATCCTAGAGAATACCTAAAAAGGCTCTGTAGGGTTAACATAAACACAAGGGCAACACCCTGCTTTCATAATGATATTCCTGTTATTGAGGCCCTTGTTAAGCAAGGGTATTCATTAGAGGATGCAAGGGATTATGCAATTGTTGGCTGCGTTGAGCCAATTGCACCTGGAAAAACCTTTGGCCATACAGGTGCAATTCTTCTAAATCTTACAGCTTGCCTTGAGATGGCTCTATTCTCTGGGAAACATAGGTTAACTGAGGATGAGCAATTTGGACCTAAAACCAAAGAGCCAAAAGAGATAAAATCCTTTGATGAATTCCTTAATGTATTTAAAGAGCAAACAATATTTCTTATTGAGCAAAGCGTTCTGATAAATAATTCTCTTGGAAAGACGCACCTTAAGGTAAATCCCTTGCCTTTTCTTTCAACATTAACCGATGGCTGCATTGAAAAAGGAATGGATGTTCTAGAAGCTTCCGCAAAATACAATTCATCTGGTGTTGCCATTATTGGGCTTTCTGAGGTTGTTGATTCTTTATGTGCAATAAAGGAATTTGTATTTGATAAGAGAAATATAAGCTTTGAGACTTTGATAGATGCAATAAATAAAAATTGGGATGGATATGAGGTTTTAAGGCAAAAAATTCTCAATTCTGGGAATAAATTTGGAACACAAAGCAGAGAGGCATTTGATATGACACAAGAAATTATATGCCTTCTCCATAATGAGTATCAAAAAAGGGAAAATTATAGGGGAGGTAGGTATGTTGTAGGATATTGGACAATGACAATCCATGCAGGCTTGGGGGTTTTAACATCTGCCTTGCCATCTGGAAGAAAAAATAAGGAGGTATTGCCTTCTGGAATAACGCCTGTATCTGGTTCTGCACTAGAATTGCTTGATGTTTTACACTTTGTGGCAGGTCTTTCTCACGATAAAATTGCCAATGGCCATGCCCTGAACCTAAAATTTACCCCAGGAGAGAATATGTTGGATAATTTTACAGCAACAATTGAAGGATATATGAAAAAGGGTGGAATGCAGGTTCAATGCAATATCATAGATAAGAAGACCCTTGAAGAGGCAAAGGAACACCCA